A region of Carassius gibelio isolate Cgi1373 ecotype wild population from Czech Republic chromosome B11, carGib1.2-hapl.c, whole genome shotgun sequence DNA encodes the following proteins:
- the LOC127968246 gene encoding endothelin-converting enzyme 1 isoform X1 — MESLRESVLHLTYQMSTYKRATLDEEELLDTGSDGVYHTSTMQVRLQRGLGLRCWAEKTHVERKLVVVVCALSVALFICIMTLGLHYKKSHPGMCLSEPCVSVASTVLGALDRSVDPCQDFYNFACGGWMRKNPLPEGKSRWGPFSNLWEHNMAVMKNLLENTSMKSLSKAEQKAQWYYQACMNEIKIEALGAKPLQDLINQTGGWGLKGPWEKDNFQEVLRTVSANFRTSPFFTVFVSTDSKSSNSNIIQVDQSGLGLPSREYYLNKTANEKYLKAYLNFLVELGMLLGGSEETSQKMMQEIIDFETALANITVPQEERRDEMTIYHKIQAKELATLAPAVDWMPFLSAVFAPVALNDSEPVVVYATEYLQRVSELISNTNKSILNNYMIMKVVRKMVSILDQRFQDAEQRFLEVMYGTKKSCMPRWKLCASDTDSALGFALGALFVKATFSEDSKAFVEDMVSEIKWAFEDSLKTVSWMDPETKKAAKEKADALYNMVGYPKFIMNPKELDKVFNDFDVVSDLYFQNVMNYYNFSARVTANQLRKVPNRDQWSMTPPTVNAYYNPTKNEMVLPAGILQAPFYNHAWPKAMNFGGIGVVMGHELTHAFDDQGREYDKEGNLRQWWQNSSVEAFKQQTQCMVEQYSNYSINKEPLNGKHTLGENIADNGGLRAAYKAYINWIEKNGEEATLPALGMTNHQLFFVGFAQVWCSVRTPESSHEGVITDPHSPSRFRVIGTISNSHEFSTHFGCKADSPMNPKRKCELW; from the exons atggAATCACTGAGGGAATCTGTTCTTCATTTAACATACCAGATGTCAACATACAAACGAGCCACACTGGATGAAGAGGAGCTGCTGGACACTGGCTCCGATGGGGTCTACCACACCTCTACCATGCAG GTGAGGCTCCAGCGTGGTCTGGGACTCCGGTGCTGGGCAGAGAAGACCCACGTTGAGAGGAAGCTAGTGGTCGTCGTGTGCGCTCTGTCTGTGGCTCTCTTCATTTGCATCATGACTTTGGGTCTGCACTATAAAAAAT CACATCCGGGAATGTGCCTGTCAGAGCCTTGTGTAAGTGTTGCGAGTACGGTCTTGGGGGCTCTTGATCGATCAGTGGACCCCTGCCAGGATTTCTACAACTTTGCATGCGGGGGATGGATGAGGAAAAACCCATTACCTGAAGGCAAGTCCCGCTGGGGTCCTTTCAGCAACCTGTGGGAACACAACATGGCTGTCATGAAGAACTtattag AGAATACCAGCATGAAGAGCCTGAGCAAAGCAGAACAAAAGGCCCAGTGGTATTACCAGGCTTGTATGAACGAGATTAAAATTGAAGCACTCGGAGCAAAACCACTTCAGGATCTCATCAATCAG ACAGGAGGTTGGGGCTTGAAAGGCCCGTGGGAGAAAGATAACTTCCAGGAGGTTTTAAGGACAGTGTCAGCCAACTTCCGGACCTCCCCCTTTTTCACTGTTTTTGTCAGCACAGACTCCAAAAGCTCCAACAGCAACATCATCCAG GTGGATCAGTCAGGATTGGGACTTCCCTCTAGGGAATACTATCTCAATAAGACAGCCAATGAAAAG TATTTGAAAGCATACTTGAACTTCTTGGTGGAGCTTGGAATGCTTTTGGGCGGCTCAGAGGAGACCTCTCAGAAGATGATGCAGGAGATCATAGACTTTGAAACGGCCCTGGCAAACATCACGGTCCCTCAGGAAGAGCGACGTGACGAGATGACAATTTACCATAAAATTCAAGCCAAAGAGTTAGCT ACATTGGCTCCTGCAGTAGATTGGATGCCTTTCCTCTCTGCAGTGTTTGCCCCTGTTGCTCTAAATGACTCTGAACCCGTGGTTGTGTATGCTACAGAATACCTCCAGAGAGTCTCAGAACTCATCAGCAACACCAACAAGAG CATTTTGAATAACTACATGATCATGAAAGTGGTGCGGAAAATGGTGTCCATCTTAGACCAGAGGTTCCAAGATGCAGAGCAGCGCTTCCTTGAAGTCATGTATGGCACCAAGAAG AGCTGCATGCCACGCTGGAAACTTTGCGCCAGCGACACGGATAGCGCTCTGGGCTTTGCTCTCGGGGCGCTCTTCGTCAAAGCTACTTTTTCCGAAGACAGCAAAGCTTTT GTTGAAGATATGGTTTCCGAGATCAAATGGGCCTTTGAAGACAGCCTGAAGACTGTCAGCTGGATGGATCCCGAGACAAAAAAAGCAGCCAAAGAAAAG GCAGATGCATTATACAACATGGTTGGTTATCCAAAGTTTATTATGAACCCCAAAGAGCTGGACAAGGTGTTTAATGAC TTTGATGTTGTTTCAGATCTTTACTTTCAAAACGTCATGAATTATTACAACTTCTCTGCACGAGTGACTGCTAACCAGCTGAGAAAAGTCCCCAACCGAGATCA ATGGAGTATGACTCCACCTACAGTTAATGCCTACTACAACCCCACAAAGAATGAGATGGTACTTCCGGCAGGCATTCTCCAGGCTCCATTTTACAACCATGCGTGGCCAAA AGCAATGAATTTCGGTGGTATAGGTGTGGTTATGGGGCATGAGCTCACCCATGCCTTTGACGATCAAG GAAGAGAGTATGATAAGGAAGGGAATTTGCGTCAGTGGTGGCAAAATTCTTCAGTGGAGGCTTTCAAACAGCAGACCCAGTGCATGGTGGAGCAGTACAGCAACTACAGTataaataaagaacctttaaacgGGAAACACACTTTGGGAGAAAATATCGCGGACAACGGAGGCCTAAGGGCAGCTTATAAG GCTTATATAAACTGGATCGAGAAGAATGGTGAGGAGGCCACTCTGCCTGCCCTGGGAATGACCAATCATCAGCTGTTTTTTGTGGGATTTGCTCAG gtttgGTGCTCAGTTCGGACACCTGAAAGCTCTCATGAGGGCGTTATTACTGACCCCCACAGTCCATCACGTTTCCGGGTCATTGGGACCATCTCCAATTCCCATGAGTTCTCTACACACTTTGGCTGCAAGGCAGACTCACCCATGAACCCCAAACGGAAGTGTGAGCTGTGGTGA
- the LOC127968246 gene encoding endothelin-converting enzyme 1 isoform X2 has translation MMSTYKRATLDEEELLDTGSDGVYHTSTMQVRLQRGLGLRCWAEKTHVERKLVVVVCALSVALFICIMTLGLHYKKSHPGMCLSEPCVSVASTVLGALDRSVDPCQDFYNFACGGWMRKNPLPEGKSRWGPFSNLWEHNMAVMKNLLENTSMKSLSKAEQKAQWYYQACMNEIKIEALGAKPLQDLINQTGGWGLKGPWEKDNFQEVLRTVSANFRTSPFFTVFVSTDSKSSNSNIIQVDQSGLGLPSREYYLNKTANEKYLKAYLNFLVELGMLLGGSEETSQKMMQEIIDFETALANITVPQEERRDEMTIYHKIQAKELATLAPAVDWMPFLSAVFAPVALNDSEPVVVYATEYLQRVSELISNTNKSILNNYMIMKVVRKMVSILDQRFQDAEQRFLEVMYGTKKSCMPRWKLCASDTDSALGFALGALFVKATFSEDSKAFVEDMVSEIKWAFEDSLKTVSWMDPETKKAAKEKADALYNMVGYPKFIMNPKELDKVFNDFDVVSDLYFQNVMNYYNFSARVTANQLRKVPNRDQWSMTPPTVNAYYNPTKNEMVLPAGILQAPFYNHAWPKAMNFGGIGVVMGHELTHAFDDQGREYDKEGNLRQWWQNSSVEAFKQQTQCMVEQYSNYSINKEPLNGKHTLGENIADNGGLRAAYKAYINWIEKNGEEATLPALGMTNHQLFFVGFAQVWCSVRTPESSHEGVITDPHSPSRFRVIGTISNSHEFSTHFGCKADSPMNPKRKCELW, from the exons ATG ATGTCAACATACAAACGAGCCACACTGGATGAAGAGGAGCTGCTGGACACTGGCTCCGATGGGGTCTACCACACCTCTACCATGCAG GTGAGGCTCCAGCGTGGTCTGGGACTCCGGTGCTGGGCAGAGAAGACCCACGTTGAGAGGAAGCTAGTGGTCGTCGTGTGCGCTCTGTCTGTGGCTCTCTTCATTTGCATCATGACTTTGGGTCTGCACTATAAAAAAT CACATCCGGGAATGTGCCTGTCAGAGCCTTGTGTAAGTGTTGCGAGTACGGTCTTGGGGGCTCTTGATCGATCAGTGGACCCCTGCCAGGATTTCTACAACTTTGCATGCGGGGGATGGATGAGGAAAAACCCATTACCTGAAGGCAAGTCCCGCTGGGGTCCTTTCAGCAACCTGTGGGAACACAACATGGCTGTCATGAAGAACTtattag AGAATACCAGCATGAAGAGCCTGAGCAAAGCAGAACAAAAGGCCCAGTGGTATTACCAGGCTTGTATGAACGAGATTAAAATTGAAGCACTCGGAGCAAAACCACTTCAGGATCTCATCAATCAG ACAGGAGGTTGGGGCTTGAAAGGCCCGTGGGAGAAAGATAACTTCCAGGAGGTTTTAAGGACAGTGTCAGCCAACTTCCGGACCTCCCCCTTTTTCACTGTTTTTGTCAGCACAGACTCCAAAAGCTCCAACAGCAACATCATCCAG GTGGATCAGTCAGGATTGGGACTTCCCTCTAGGGAATACTATCTCAATAAGACAGCCAATGAAAAG TATTTGAAAGCATACTTGAACTTCTTGGTGGAGCTTGGAATGCTTTTGGGCGGCTCAGAGGAGACCTCTCAGAAGATGATGCAGGAGATCATAGACTTTGAAACGGCCCTGGCAAACATCACGGTCCCTCAGGAAGAGCGACGTGACGAGATGACAATTTACCATAAAATTCAAGCCAAAGAGTTAGCT ACATTGGCTCCTGCAGTAGATTGGATGCCTTTCCTCTCTGCAGTGTTTGCCCCTGTTGCTCTAAATGACTCTGAACCCGTGGTTGTGTATGCTACAGAATACCTCCAGAGAGTCTCAGAACTCATCAGCAACACCAACAAGAG CATTTTGAATAACTACATGATCATGAAAGTGGTGCGGAAAATGGTGTCCATCTTAGACCAGAGGTTCCAAGATGCAGAGCAGCGCTTCCTTGAAGTCATGTATGGCACCAAGAAG AGCTGCATGCCACGCTGGAAACTTTGCGCCAGCGACACGGATAGCGCTCTGGGCTTTGCTCTCGGGGCGCTCTTCGTCAAAGCTACTTTTTCCGAAGACAGCAAAGCTTTT GTTGAAGATATGGTTTCCGAGATCAAATGGGCCTTTGAAGACAGCCTGAAGACTGTCAGCTGGATGGATCCCGAGACAAAAAAAGCAGCCAAAGAAAAG GCAGATGCATTATACAACATGGTTGGTTATCCAAAGTTTATTATGAACCCCAAAGAGCTGGACAAGGTGTTTAATGAC TTTGATGTTGTTTCAGATCTTTACTTTCAAAACGTCATGAATTATTACAACTTCTCTGCACGAGTGACTGCTAACCAGCTGAGAAAAGTCCCCAACCGAGATCA ATGGAGTATGACTCCACCTACAGTTAATGCCTACTACAACCCCACAAAGAATGAGATGGTACTTCCGGCAGGCATTCTCCAGGCTCCATTTTACAACCATGCGTGGCCAAA AGCAATGAATTTCGGTGGTATAGGTGTGGTTATGGGGCATGAGCTCACCCATGCCTTTGACGATCAAG GAAGAGAGTATGATAAGGAAGGGAATTTGCGTCAGTGGTGGCAAAATTCTTCAGTGGAGGCTTTCAAACAGCAGACCCAGTGCATGGTGGAGCAGTACAGCAACTACAGTataaataaagaacctttaaacgGGAAACACACTTTGGGAGAAAATATCGCGGACAACGGAGGCCTAAGGGCAGCTTATAAG GCTTATATAAACTGGATCGAGAAGAATGGTGAGGAGGCCACTCTGCCTGCCCTGGGAATGACCAATCATCAGCTGTTTTTTGTGGGATTTGCTCAG gtttgGTGCTCAGTTCGGACACCTGAAAGCTCTCATGAGGGCGTTATTACTGACCCCCACAGTCCATCACGTTTCCGGGTCATTGGGACCATCTCCAATTCCCATGAGTTCTCTACACACTTTGGCTGCAAGGCAGACTCACCCATGAACCCCAAACGGAAGTGTGAGCTGTGGTGA